One stretch of Euphorbia lathyris chromosome 7, ddEupLath1.1, whole genome shotgun sequence DNA includes these proteins:
- the LOC136235576 gene encoding uncharacterized protein isoform X3 has protein sequence MDFTTHSIHVCRSLLPVQVPVLVTYHGLFQSAACRTLGVGFSKASVGIQNVYEKPNWGYTLFNARFILKVIQKRALRAGGIKGPSYNFFHANTKDIVKIGKEAMATSMELSDHQVFYEVQPHFYYGPSNMERTLCSG, from the exons ATGGATTTCACCACCCATTCGATTCATGTCTGCAGGAG TTTACTTCCAGTTCAGGTTCCAGTCCTTGTAACCTACCATGGATTGTTTCAATCAG CTGCATGCAGGACATTGGGCGTTGGCTTTTCGAAAGCAAGTGTGGGGATACAGAACGTCTATGAGAAGCCCAACTGGGGCTACACCCTATTCAATGCAAGGTTTATTCTGAAGGTGATTCAAAAG AGAGCACTAAGAGCAGGTGGCATAAAAGGACCTTCTTACAATTTCTTCCATGCAAACACCAAGGATATTGTTAAAATTGGAAAAGAAGCTATGGCCACTTCCATGGAATTATCAGATCATCAAGTATTTTATGAAGTTCAGCCTCATTTTTACTATGGACCAAGCAATATG GAAAGAACTTTGTGCAGTGGCTAG
- the LOC136235576 gene encoding ATPase GET3B-like isoform X7, producing MPPPGLDEAIEISKGHTLRLLSLPDFLDASIGKILKLRQKISAATASIKSVFGQEGTQQNACIFCQVDKLERLRERMVKVCDLFRDTDSTEFVIVTLRTVV from the exons ATGCCACCTCCTGGTCTAGATGAAGCTATAGAAATTTCAAAA GGCCATACGTTGCGACTCTTGTCTTTGCCAGACTTCCTGGATGCATCTATAGGGAAGATATTGAAG CTTAGGCAAAAGATATCTGCTGCCACAGCTTCCATCAAATCTGTTTTTGGGCAAGAGGGAACCCAACAGAATGCATGTATATTTTGTCAGGTTGACAAATTGGAACGACTAAGAGAGAGGATGGTAAAAGTGTGCGATCTTTTTCGTGATACAGACTCGACAGAGTTTGTCATAGTAACACTTCGCACG GTTGTATGA
- the LOC136235576 gene encoding uncharacterized protein isoform X1 gives MSAGGFFILPSILSLSLLISLIVNVLVFDLQFTSSSGSSPCNLPWIVSIRTLGVGFSKASVGIQNVYEKPNWGYTLFNARFILKVIQKRALRAGGIKGPSYNFFHANTKDIVKIGKEAMATSMELSDHQVFYEVQPHFYYGPSNMERTLCSG, from the exons ATGTCTGCAGGAG GTTTCTTCATTTTGCCTTCAatcctctctctttctctcttaaTCTCTCTCATAGTCAATGTTCTTGTATTCGATCTTCAGTTTACTTCCAGTTCAGGTTCCAGTCCTTGTAACCTACCATGGATTGTTTCAATCAG GACATTGGGCGTTGGCTTTTCGAAAGCAAGTGTGGGGATACAGAACGTCTATGAGAAGCCCAACTGGGGCTACACCCTATTCAATGCAAGGTTTATTCTGAAGGTGATTCAAAAG AGAGCACTAAGAGCAGGTGGCATAAAAGGACCTTCTTACAATTTCTTCCATGCAAACACCAAGGATATTGTTAAAATTGGAAAAGAAGCTATGGCCACTTCCATGGAATTATCAGATCATCAAGTATTTTATGAAGTTCAGCCTCATTTTTACTATGGACCAAGCAATATG GAAAGAACTTTGTGCAGTGGCTAG
- the LOC136235576 gene encoding uncharacterized protein isoform X6, producing the protein MDFTTHSIHVCRRTLGVGFSKASVGIQNVYEKPNWGYTLFNARFILKVIQKRALRAGGIKGPSYNFFHANTKDIVKIGKEAMATSMELSDHQVFYEVQPHFYYGPSNMERTLCSG; encoded by the exons ATGGATTTCACCACCCATTCGATTCATGTCTGCAGGAG GACATTGGGCGTTGGCTTTTCGAAAGCAAGTGTGGGGATACAGAACGTCTATGAGAAGCCCAACTGGGGCTACACCCTATTCAATGCAAGGTTTATTCTGAAGGTGATTCAAAAG AGAGCACTAAGAGCAGGTGGCATAAAAGGACCTTCTTACAATTTCTTCCATGCAAACACCAAGGATATTGTTAAAATTGGAAAAGAAGCTATGGCCACTTCCATGGAATTATCAGATCATCAAGTATTTTATGAAGTTCAGCCTCATTTTTACTATGGACCAAGCAATATG GAAAGAACTTTGTGCAGTGGCTAG
- the LOC136235576 gene encoding uncharacterized protein isoform X4 — translation MFLYSIFSLLPVQVPVLVTYHGLFQSVAACRTLGVGFSKASVGIQNVYEKPNWGYTLFNARFILKVIQKRALRAGGIKGPSYNFFHANTKDIVKIGKEAMATSMELSDHQVFYEVQPHFYYGPSNMERTLCSG, via the exons ATGTTCTTGTATTCGATCTTCAGTTTACTTCCAGTTCAGGTTCCAGTCCTTGTAACCTACCATGGATTGTTTCAATCAG TAGCTGCATGCAGGACATTGGGCGTTGGCTTTTCGAAAGCAAGTGTGGGGATACAGAACGTCTATGAGAAGCCCAACTGGGGCTACACCCTATTCAATGCAAGGTTTATTCTGAAGGTGATTCAAAAG AGAGCACTAAGAGCAGGTGGCATAAAAGGACCTTCTTACAATTTCTTCCATGCAAACACCAAGGATATTGTTAAAATTGGAAAAGAAGCTATGGCCACTTCCATGGAATTATCAGATCATCAAGTATTTTATGAAGTTCAGCCTCATTTTTACTATGGACCAAGCAATATG GAAAGAACTTTGTGCAGTGGCTAG
- the LOC136235576 gene encoding uncharacterized protein isoform X2 — translation MDFTTHSIHVCRSLLPVQVPVLVTYHGLFQSVAACRTLGVGFSKASVGIQNVYEKPNWGYTLFNARFILKVIQKRALRAGGIKGPSYNFFHANTKDIVKIGKEAMATSMELSDHQVFYEVQPHFYYGPSNMERTLCSG, via the exons ATGGATTTCACCACCCATTCGATTCATGTCTGCAGGAG TTTACTTCCAGTTCAGGTTCCAGTCCTTGTAACCTACCATGGATTGTTTCAATCAG TAGCTGCATGCAGGACATTGGGCGTTGGCTTTTCGAAAGCAAGTGTGGGGATACAGAACGTCTATGAGAAGCCCAACTGGGGCTACACCCTATTCAATGCAAGGTTTATTCTGAAGGTGATTCAAAAG AGAGCACTAAGAGCAGGTGGCATAAAAGGACCTTCTTACAATTTCTTCCATGCAAACACCAAGGATATTGTTAAAATTGGAAAAGAAGCTATGGCCACTTCCATGGAATTATCAGATCATCAAGTATTTTATGAAGTTCAGCCTCATTTTTACTATGGACCAAGCAATATG GAAAGAACTTTGTGCAGTGGCTAG
- the LOC136235576 gene encoding uncharacterized protein isoform X5 codes for MFLYSIFSLLPVQVPVLVTYHGLFQSAACRTLGVGFSKASVGIQNVYEKPNWGYTLFNARFILKVIQKRALRAGGIKGPSYNFFHANTKDIVKIGKEAMATSMELSDHQVFYEVQPHFYYGPSNMERTLCSG; via the exons ATGTTCTTGTATTCGATCTTCAGTTTACTTCCAGTTCAGGTTCCAGTCCTTGTAACCTACCATGGATTGTTTCAATCAG CTGCATGCAGGACATTGGGCGTTGGCTTTTCGAAAGCAAGTGTGGGGATACAGAACGTCTATGAGAAGCCCAACTGGGGCTACACCCTATTCAATGCAAGGTTTATTCTGAAGGTGATTCAAAAG AGAGCACTAAGAGCAGGTGGCATAAAAGGACCTTCTTACAATTTCTTCCATGCAAACACCAAGGATATTGTTAAAATTGGAAAAGAAGCTATGGCCACTTCCATGGAATTATCAGATCATCAAGTATTTTATGAAGTTCAGCCTCATTTTTACTATGGACCAAGCAATATG GAAAGAACTTTGTGCAGTGGCTAG